One window of Longimicrobiaceae bacterium genomic DNA carries:
- a CDS encoding tetratricopeptide repeat protein: MPRKSKATTGEDQAAAAPAGDDAEAQAALAAAESDAARDLAARFEKADALAAAGDLAGAAEAYAALAAGPAESVRALLGLGAALAAQGKYDAAEKELRRALKLAPELPEVHQQLGATLYKRGVYAAAATALRRAVELDPEAATSYVILGEALNQMAESDQAIEALEHAVRIHPDSARAYYAMGIAYDRKGNPDRAAEMYRLSREVANGR; this comes from the coding sequence ATGCCGCGCAAGAGTAAGGCGACGACGGGCGAGGATCAGGCGGCGGCGGCCCCGGCCGGCGACGACGCGGAGGCGCAGGCCGCCTTGGCTGCGGCCGAGAGCGACGCGGCGCGCGACCTGGCCGCGCGCTTCGAGAAGGCCGACGCGCTCGCCGCCGCGGGCGACCTGGCCGGCGCCGCCGAGGCGTACGCCGCCCTCGCCGCCGGGCCCGCGGAAAGCGTGCGCGCGCTGCTGGGTCTGGGCGCCGCGCTGGCGGCGCAGGGCAAGTACGACGCCGCCGAGAAGGAGCTGCGCCGCGCCCTGAAGCTCGCCCCGGAGCTGCCGGAGGTGCACCAGCAGCTGGGCGCCACGCTGTACAAGCGCGGGGTGTACGCCGCCGCCGCCACCGCTCTCCGCCGCGCCGTGGAACTGGACCCGGAGGCCGCCACGTCGTACGTCATTCTCGGCGAGGCGCTGAACCAGATGGCCGAGTCCGACCAGGCCATCGAGGCGCTGGAGCACGCCGTGCGCATCCACCCGGACAGCGCGCGCGCCTACTACGCCATGGGCATCGCCTACGACCGCAAGGGCAACCCCGACCGCGCGGCGGAGATGTACCGCCTCTCCCGCGAGGT
- the cutA gene encoding divalent-cation tolerance protein CutA produces ARVPDDADAVTVVLTTAPDGETAERIARALVGEGLIACANVVPGVTSIYRWEGEVRRDGEVLVVMKTTRGRLAALFGRAAELHPYEVPELLALDVSAGLPAYGRWVADETQAGVRGDGEPPRATRIENAAQE; encoded by the coding sequence GCACGCGTGCCGGATGACGCGGACGCCGTAACGGTCGTCCTCACCACCGCGCCCGACGGCGAGACGGCGGAGCGGATCGCCCGGGCACTGGTGGGCGAGGGGCTGATCGCCTGCGCGAACGTGGTGCCGGGCGTCACGTCCATCTACCGGTGGGAGGGCGAGGTCCGGCGGGACGGCGAGGTGCTGGTGGTGATGAAGACCACGCGCGGGCGCCTAGCCGCGCTGTTCGGGCGGGCGGCCGAGCTCCACCCGTACGAGGTGCCGGAGCTGCTGGCGCTGGACGTGAGTGCAGGGCTGCCGGCGTACGGCCGGTGGGTGGCGGATGAAACCCAGGCGGGAGTCAGGGGAGACGGCGAGCCCCCCCGCGCAACCAGGATCGAGAATGCCGCGCAAGAGTAA